One Cellulomonas sp. NS3 genomic region harbors:
- a CDS encoding ATP-dependent helicase: MNPYDDAAPAARRPVLSAPRIAELLERPSPTPEQVEVIESPLRPSLVVAGAGSGKTETMAARVVWLLANGLAAPEQVLGLTFTRKAAGELGDRVRQRLRHLARAATAQGLVLPGLPLAAAGLDPGLLDLARPTIATYNAYAASLVTDHAMRLGVEPTSRLLGEAAQWQLASQVVESWTGDLDTEAAVSTVVEALLELSGALDEHLLTPDEARAGIEGIIEAIEATPPGTPPRAPYAPITKLLGLLGERTRLLELVADYRARKRAADALDFGDQVALAARLAREVPEVGSGERARYRVVLLDEYQDTSYAQLALLGALFGDGHPVTAVGDPHQSIYGWRGASAGGLERFPSTFPVVELDEDGATRRPADVHLLSTSWRNDEAILEAANHVALPLRRASTRVEVPELAARPGAGPGLVQAHVAATLEEEAAAVARFVAERWRPAGPGIARVTAAVLCRKRAQFTVLRRALRDAGLPVEVVGLGGLLATPEVVDLVAMLQAAHDPSRGDALMRLLTGARTRLGAADLHALAAWSAELAAGLGHARRAAERRADERDGTETDPAGAAPPVLAGAASGVAGSGAAGPTSDVVGGASDAAGAPSGAPGAGSDAAGREPVAADVVDERSIVDAIDELPPPGWRSRTGRTLSDTARARLTDLAQLLRVLRSHTYLSLPELVGEAERLLGLDIEVAARAGVSAGRARAHLDAFRDVAVQFSDGADSPTLGAFLAWLAAADTRERGLDMPVAEPDPDAVQIVTIHAAKGLEWDVVAVAGMVDGGLPAIRTSGKDGPTDKAWLSGLGTLPYPLRGDRHDLPQFAYAGAADPKDLEERRRRFVEDAGQHAVAEERRLAYVALTRARSALLLTGAWWGEASQPRPPSLFLTELAEAGLVDPEAWAEEPEDGATSPRGGDDVAPVWPADPFTGPGGRSSGTRRAAVEGSARAVREAMAAASSGAGTTGARSGDAVHAGAGSTASALTADGFPEGDGPARDAAVPTPWDRTADLLLAERALAASPSTDVELPPHLSASAVVRLASDPQEFARALRRPVPLEPSPQARRGTAFHAWVEGWFGSASLVDVDDLPGADDDSVRVDADLVALREAFLATPWAHRVPLAVEVDIETPVAGYVLRSRIDAVFADPDRPDVPGAVVVVDWKTGAPPTDPAAVQARELQLAVYRLAWSRWKGTPLEHVSAAFCYVGGGRTVRPERLLDEAEITALLHAAAAQPSRTRG; this comes from the coding sequence GTGAACCCGTACGACGACGCGGCGCCCGCCGCCCGGCGGCCCGTGCTCTCGGCCCCCCGGATCGCGGAGCTGCTCGAGCGTCCCTCGCCGACGCCCGAGCAGGTCGAGGTCATCGAGTCGCCGCTGCGACCGTCCCTCGTCGTCGCCGGCGCCGGGTCCGGCAAGACCGAGACGATGGCGGCGCGGGTCGTGTGGCTGCTCGCGAACGGGCTCGCCGCGCCCGAGCAGGTGCTCGGGCTGACGTTCACGCGCAAGGCCGCGGGCGAGCTCGGCGACCGCGTGCGCCAGCGGCTGCGGCACCTCGCCCGCGCGGCGACCGCCCAGGGGCTCGTGCTGCCCGGCCTCCCGCTCGCCGCGGCGGGCCTCGACCCGGGGCTGCTCGACCTCGCACGCCCGACGATCGCGACCTACAACGCCTACGCGGCGTCGCTCGTGACCGACCACGCGATGCGCCTCGGGGTCGAGCCGACCTCCCGGCTGCTCGGCGAGGCCGCGCAGTGGCAGCTCGCGAGCCAGGTCGTCGAGTCCTGGACCGGGGACCTCGACACCGAGGCCGCCGTCTCGACGGTCGTCGAGGCTCTGCTCGAGCTCTCGGGCGCGCTCGACGAGCACCTCCTGACGCCCGACGAGGCACGCGCCGGCATCGAGGGGATTATCGAGGCGATCGAGGCGACGCCTCCGGGCACCCCGCCGCGCGCGCCGTACGCGCCGATCACGAAGCTGCTCGGGCTGCTCGGCGAGCGCACGCGCCTGCTCGAGCTCGTCGCCGACTACCGCGCCCGCAAGCGCGCCGCCGACGCGCTCGACTTCGGCGACCAGGTCGCGCTCGCGGCGCGGCTCGCACGCGAGGTTCCCGAGGTGGGGTCGGGGGAGCGCGCCCGGTACCGCGTCGTGCTGCTCGACGAGTACCAGGACACGTCCTACGCGCAGCTCGCGCTGCTCGGGGCGCTGTTCGGCGACGGGCACCCGGTCACCGCCGTCGGCGACCCGCACCAGTCGATCTACGGCTGGCGCGGGGCCAGCGCGGGCGGCCTCGAGCGCTTCCCGTCGACGTTCCCCGTCGTCGAGCTCGACGAGGACGGCGCGACGCGACGCCCGGCGGACGTGCACCTGCTCTCGACGTCGTGGCGCAACGACGAGGCGATCCTCGAGGCCGCGAACCACGTGGCGCTGCCGCTGCGGCGGGCGAGCACCCGCGTCGAGGTCCCCGAGCTCGCCGCCCGGCCCGGCGCAGGGCCGGGGCTCGTCCAGGCCCACGTCGCCGCGACCCTCGAGGAGGAGGCCGCGGCCGTCGCCCGGTTCGTCGCCGAGCGCTGGCGCCCCGCCGGGCCGGGGATCGCGCGGGTCACCGCCGCGGTGCTGTGCCGCAAGCGCGCGCAGTTCACGGTGCTGCGGCGGGCGCTGCGCGACGCGGGGCTGCCCGTCGAGGTCGTGGGGCTCGGGGGCCTGCTCGCGACCCCCGAGGTCGTCGACCTCGTGGCGATGCTCCAGGCGGCGCACGACCCGTCCCGCGGCGACGCGCTGATGCGCCTCCTCACGGGCGCACGGACGCGGCTCGGGGCGGCCGACCTGCACGCCCTCGCGGCCTGGTCGGCGGAGCTCGCCGCGGGGCTCGGGCACGCGCGCCGGGCCGCGGAGCGGCGGGCCGACGAGCGCGACGGGACCGAGACGGACCCCGCGGGTGCCGCACCGCCGGTCCTCGCCGGCGCGGCGTCGGGCGTCGCCGGCTCGGGGGCGGCCGGTCCGACGTCGGACGTCGTCGGCGGGGCGTCCGACGCAGCGGGCGCCCCGTCGGGCGCGCCCGGCGCAGGGTCGGACGCCGCCGGCCGGGAGCCGGTCGCGGCCGACGTCGTCGACGAGCGCAGCATCGTGGACGCGATCGACGAGCTGCCGCCCCCCGGCTGGCGCAGCCGCACCGGGCGCACGCTGAGCGACACCGCCCGCGCGCGCCTGACCGACCTCGCGCAGCTCCTGCGCGTGCTGCGCTCGCACACGTACCTCTCCCTCCCGGAGCTCGTGGGCGAGGCGGAGCGTCTGCTCGGCCTCGACATCGAGGTCGCCGCCCGCGCCGGGGTCTCGGCGGGCCGGGCCCGCGCGCACCTCGACGCGTTCCGGGACGTCGCGGTGCAGTTCTCCGACGGAGCGGACAGCCCCACGCTGGGCGCGTTCCTCGCCTGGCTCGCGGCGGCCGACACGCGCGAGCGCGGGCTCGACATGCCCGTCGCCGAGCCGGACCCGGACGCCGTGCAGATCGTCACGATCCACGCCGCCAAGGGCCTCGAGTGGGACGTCGTCGCGGTCGCCGGGATGGTCGACGGCGGGCTACCCGCGATCCGCACGTCCGGCAAGGACGGCCCGACGGACAAGGCGTGGCTCAGCGGGCTCGGCACGCTGCCGTACCCGCTGCGCGGCGACCGGCACGACCTGCCGCAGTTCGCCTACGCCGGTGCGGCCGACCCCAAGGACCTCGAGGAGCGCCGCCGTCGGTTCGTCGAGGACGCCGGTCAGCACGCGGTCGCCGAGGAGCGTCGCCTCGCGTACGTCGCGCTCACGCGGGCCCGGTCGGCCCTGCTGCTCACGGGCGCCTGGTGGGGCGAGGCGTCGCAGCCCCGGCCGCCGTCGCTGTTCCTCACCGAGCTCGCCGAGGCGGGCCTCGTCGACCCCGAGGCGTGGGCCGAGGAGCCGGAGGACGGTGCGACGAGCCCGCGCGGCGGGGACGACGTGGCCCCGGTCTGGCCGGCCGACCCGTTCACCGGTCCGGGCGGGCGGTCGTCGGGCACACGTCGGGCCGCGGTCGAGGGCTCGGCCCGGGCGGTGCGCGAGGCGATGGCGGCGGCCTCGTCGGGCGCCGGGACCACCGGTGCGCGCTCCGGCGACGCGGTCCACGCCGGCGCCGGCTCCACCGCCTCCGCCCTCACGGCGGACGGCTTCCCCGAGGGGGACGGCCCGGCGCGCGACGCCGCCGTGCCCACGCCGTGGGACCGCACCGCCGACCTCCTGCTCGCCGAGCGCGCCCTCGCCGCGTCCCCGTCGACCGACGTCGAGCTCCCGCCGCACCTGTCCGCGTCGGCGGTCGTCCGGCTCGCCTCCGACCCGCAGGAGTTCGCCCGCGCGCTGCGCCGGCCGGTGCCGCTCGAGCCGTCGCCGCAGGCCCGGCGCGGCACGGCGTTCCACGCGTGGGTCGAGGGCTGGTTCGGCTCGGCCTCGCTCGTCGACGTCGACGACCTCCCCGGCGCCGACGACGACTCCGTGCGCGTCGACGCCGACCTCGTCGCGCTGCGCGAGGCGTTCCTCGCGACCCCGTGGGCGCACCGCGTGCCGCTCGCGGTCGAGGTCGACATCGAGACGCCGGTCGCCGGGTACGTGCTGCGCTCACGCATCGACGCGGTGTTCGCCGACCCCGACCGCCCCGACGTGCCCGGCGCGGTCGTCGTGGTCGACTGGAAGACGGGTGCGCCGCCGACCGACCCGGCAGCGGTGCAGGCGCGCGAGCTGCAGCTCGCCGTGTACCGGCTCGCGTGGTCGCGGTGGAAGGGCACGCCGCTCGAGCACGTCAGCGCAGCGTTCTGCTACGTGGGCGGAGGCCGCACGGTGCGCCCGGAGCGGCTGCTCGACGAGGCGGAGATCACCGCGCTGCTGCACGCCGCCGCGGCGCAGCCGTCGCGCACGAGGGGGTGA
- a CDS encoding phosphotransferase: MSRSPLALAALATVAVPGLDAYDVRRPEVSGGDFDIAVVIDAARRRWVVRSPTSARSGALLEAEVELVEALAGQVDAGHLPFDVPRTAGFAHLPEGGRAVVYPQVPGRPLRLESLRPGPGLAASLGRALGALHELPTALVENAGLPVYDATTYRDRRQAEVDEAARTGKVPTTLLRRWEERLEDVALWRFQPTVVHGGLTTEHVLVDDRTVTGVLDWGDAMVADPADDLSWLLVAAPQDAVDSIMEAYQLRRTELTDSHLTERALLAGELALARWLLYGVRTGSADVVDDAVQMLHELDESTREADAVAGRSTG, translated from the coding sequence GTGTCACGTTCACCTCTCGCGCTCGCTGCCCTGGCGACCGTCGCCGTGCCCGGGCTCGACGCGTACGACGTCCGCCGCCCCGAGGTCTCGGGCGGCGACTTCGACATTGCGGTCGTGATCGACGCCGCCCGACGGCGGTGGGTGGTCCGGTCCCCCACGAGCGCCCGCTCCGGTGCGCTGCTCGAGGCGGAGGTCGAGCTCGTCGAGGCCCTCGCCGGGCAGGTCGACGCAGGGCACCTCCCGTTCGACGTCCCGCGCACCGCGGGGTTCGCGCACCTGCCCGAGGGCGGCCGGGCCGTCGTCTACCCGCAGGTCCCGGGCCGGCCGCTGCGGCTGGAGTCCCTGCGCCCCGGGCCGGGACTCGCGGCGTCGCTCGGTCGTGCGCTGGGCGCGCTGCACGAGCTGCCGACGGCGCTCGTCGAGAACGCCGGGCTGCCCGTCTACGACGCGACGACGTACCGCGACCGGCGGCAGGCCGAGGTCGACGAGGCCGCCCGGACCGGCAAGGTCCCGACGACGCTGCTGCGACGCTGGGAGGAGCGCCTCGAGGACGTCGCGCTGTGGCGGTTCCAGCCGACCGTCGTGCACGGCGGGCTCACGACCGAGCACGTCCTCGTCGACGACCGGACCGTGACCGGGGTCCTCGACTGGGGCGACGCGATGGTCGCCGACCCGGCCGACGACCTGTCGTGGCTGCTCGTCGCCGCGCCGCAGGACGCCGTCGACTCGATCATGGAGGCGTACCAGCTGCGCCGGACGGAACTGACCGACAGCCACCTCACGGAGCGCGCGCTGCTCGCCGGGGAGCTCGCGCTCGCGCGCTGGCTGCTCTACGGCGTGCGGACCGGCAGCGCCGACGTGGTCGACGACGCGGTGCAGATGCTGCACGAGCTCGACGAGAGCACGCGCGAGGCCGACGCGGTCGCAGGTCGCTCGACCGGCTGA
- the nudC gene encoding NAD(+) diphosphatase: MIAEPPLSRTRTDRAADARVRPDLVPSLLTDPATRVLLVHAGAVVTRDDGQAAQQLALLDPGEAALLSPGGKLPEGWAFLGYDDAPGGGRGTAFLARLVPDVGSAVLVPGDRWSPLREVGGELSARDAGLATAAVALEAWHVRHPRCPRCGEVTVSHSAGWVRRCTADGSDHYPRTDPAVIMAVVDGRDRLLLGHSAHWPENRFSTLAGFVEPGESVEAAIRREVLEEVGVTVGAVEYRGSQPWPFPASLMLGFRARALSEVITVDGEEVTEARWFERTELRAAVRSGSVLLPSSTSIARMLIEEWYGSELPNAI; encoded by the coding sequence GTGATCGCCGAGCCGCCGCTGTCCCGCACGCGGACCGACCGTGCCGCCGACGCCCGTGTGCGCCCGGACCTGGTCCCGTCCCTGCTGACCGACCCCGCCACGCGGGTCCTGCTCGTGCACGCGGGCGCGGTGGTGACCCGCGACGACGGGCAGGCCGCCCAGCAGCTTGCGCTGCTCGACCCGGGCGAGGCCGCGCTGCTGTCGCCGGGCGGGAAGCTCCCCGAGGGGTGGGCCTTCCTCGGGTACGACGACGCGCCGGGCGGGGGCCGGGGGACCGCCTTCCTGGCGCGGCTCGTGCCCGACGTCGGTTCCGCCGTCCTGGTCCCGGGCGACCGGTGGTCGCCGCTGCGCGAGGTCGGCGGCGAGCTCTCGGCGCGCGACGCGGGGCTGGCGACGGCCGCGGTGGCCCTCGAGGCGTGGCACGTGCGCCACCCGCGGTGCCCGCGCTGCGGCGAGGTCACGGTCTCGCACAGCGCCGGCTGGGTGCGCCGCTGCACCGCCGACGGCTCCGACCACTACCCGCGCACGGACCCCGCGGTGATCATGGCCGTGGTCGACGGCCGCGACCGCCTGCTGCTCGGGCACTCGGCGCACTGGCCCGAGAACCGCTTCTCCACGCTGGCCGGCTTCGTCGAGCCGGGGGAGTCGGTCGAGGCGGCGATCCGCCGGGAGGTCCTCGAGGAGGTCGGTGTCACGGTCGGCGCGGTCGAGTACCGCGGGAGCCAGCCGTGGCCGTTCCCGGCGTCGCTCATGCTGGGCTTCCGGGCCCGCGCGCTGAGCGAGGTCATCACGGTCGACGGCGAGGAGGTCACGGAGGCGCGCTGGTTCGAGCGCACCGAGCTGCGCGCCGCGGTGCGCTCGGGCTCGGTGCTGCTGCCCAGCAGCACGTCGATCGCGCGGATGCTCATCGAGGAGTGGTACGGCTCGGAGCTGCCGAACGCGATCTGA
- a CDS encoding mycoredoxin → MSTQTLPDAGSITMYSTTWCGYCRRLKTQLDSAGIGYTEVNIEEHPDAAAFVEQVNGGNQTVPTVVFPDGSAATNPSLADVKARLES, encoded by the coding sequence ATGAGCACCCAGACGCTGCCCGACGCCGGTTCGATCACGATGTACTCGACGACGTGGTGCGGCTACTGCCGCCGGCTCAAGACGCAGCTGGACTCCGCGGGCATCGGCTACACCGAGGTCAACATCGAGGAGCACCCCGACGCGGCGGCGTTCGTCGAGCAGGTCAACGGCGGCAACCAGACCGTCCCCACCGTCGTGTTCCCCGACGGCTCGGCAGCGACGAACCCGTCGCTCGCGGACGTCAAGGCCCGCCTGGAGTCCTGA
- a CDS encoding ATP-dependent DNA helicase UvrD2, which produces MSADALLDALDPDQRAVALALTGPVCVLAGAGTGKTRAITHRIAYGVRTGVYRPTTVLAVTFTARAAGEMRTRLRELGVAGVQARTFHAAALRQLGYFWPKVVGGAPPRILEHKAPAVADAAHRLGLSVDRVAIRDLSSEVEWAKVSLVTADDYVRATTAIDRPAPAGYDRQAVARLIAAYEDAKTERGVIDFEDVLLMLADMLAGRDDVAEQVRMQYRHFVVDEYQDVSPLQQFLLDQWLGGRQELCVVGDPSQTIYSFTGATPHHLLTFTAAHPKAQVVRLVRDYRSTPQVVSLANRLLAPKHAPGSAARRRGPAAPLELVAQRPSGPPVTYTAYDDDEAEAAGIAERAARLIAAGTRPSEIAVLYRTNAQSEAFEQAFAAADIGYLVRGGERFFARREVRDALVLLRGAGRAVDADAAMPDVVRDVLLSAGWAPAPPATRGAARERWESMQALVALADDLEAAAQETGGHASLADLVAELDERAAAQHAPTVEGVTLASLHAAKGLEWDAVFLAGLSEGLMPISLAETDASIAEERRLLYVGITRAREHLALSYARARNPGGRASRRRTRFLDGLWPQEERRGGSGRTPERYRAPEPGPRRALSGDVDGEIYARLREWRASVALETSRPAYTVLVDTTLESIAELRPASIAELARINGIGPAKIDRYGATLLSIVASGSSRATSA; this is translated from the coding sequence ATGTCCGCCGACGCCCTCCTCGATGCCCTCGACCCCGACCAGCGCGCGGTCGCGCTCGCGCTCACCGGACCGGTGTGCGTGCTCGCGGGAGCCGGCACGGGCAAGACGCGCGCGATCACGCACCGCATCGCGTACGGCGTCCGGACCGGCGTCTACCGCCCGACGACCGTCCTCGCCGTCACGTTCACCGCGCGTGCGGCCGGCGAGATGCGCACGCGGCTGCGCGAGCTCGGCGTCGCGGGGGTGCAGGCCCGCACGTTCCACGCGGCGGCCCTGCGCCAGCTCGGGTACTTCTGGCCCAAGGTCGTCGGGGGAGCGCCCCCGCGGATCCTCGAGCACAAGGCGCCGGCCGTCGCGGACGCGGCGCACCGGCTGGGCCTGTCGGTCGACCGCGTGGCGATCCGCGACCTGTCCTCGGAGGTCGAGTGGGCCAAGGTCTCGCTCGTGACCGCGGACGACTACGTGCGTGCCACCACGGCGATCGACCGCCCGGCGCCCGCGGGGTACGACCGGCAGGCCGTGGCCCGGCTCATCGCCGCCTACGAGGACGCGAAGACCGAGCGCGGGGTCATCGACTTCGAGGACGTCCTGCTGATGCTCGCCGACATGCTCGCGGGCCGCGACGACGTCGCCGAGCAGGTGCGGATGCAGTACCGGCACTTCGTGGTGGACGAGTACCAGGACGTGTCGCCGCTGCAGCAGTTCCTGCTCGACCAGTGGCTCGGGGGACGTCAGGAGCTGTGCGTCGTCGGGGACCCGAGCCAGACCATCTACTCGTTCACGGGCGCGACCCCGCACCACCTGCTCACGTTCACCGCGGCGCACCCCAAGGCGCAGGTGGTCCGGCTCGTGCGCGACTACCGCTCGACCCCCCAGGTCGTGAGCCTCGCGAACCGTCTCCTGGCGCCCAAGCACGCGCCCGGCTCGGCGGCCCGTCGCCGGGGACCGGCTGCGCCGCTCGAGCTCGTGGCGCAGCGCCCGTCCGGCCCGCCGGTCACCTACACCGCGTACGACGACGACGAGGCGGAGGCCGCGGGCATCGCCGAGCGCGCCGCGCGCCTCATCGCCGCGGGGACGCGTCCGAGCGAGATCGCGGTCCTGTACCGGACGAACGCGCAGTCCGAGGCGTTCGAGCAGGCGTTCGCCGCGGCGGACATCGGCTACCTCGTGCGCGGCGGCGAGCGGTTCTTCGCCCGCCGTGAGGTGCGGGACGCGCTCGTCCTGCTGCGCGGTGCGGGCCGCGCGGTGGACGCCGACGCGGCGATGCCCGACGTCGTGCGCGACGTGCTGCTCTCCGCGGGCTGGGCGCCGGCGCCGCCCGCGACGCGCGGCGCCGCCCGCGAGCGCTGGGAGTCGATGCAGGCGCTCGTCGCGCTCGCGGACGACCTCGAAGCGGCGGCGCAGGAGACCGGCGGCCACGCGAGCCTCGCGGACCTCGTCGCCGAGCTCGACGAGCGCGCCGCCGCCCAGCACGCCCCGACCGTCGAGGGCGTCACGCTCGCGTCGCTGCACGCGGCCAAGGGCCTCGAGTGGGACGCCGTCTTCCTCGCGGGGCTCAGCGAGGGCCTCATGCCGATCTCGCTCGCGGAGACCGACGCGTCGATCGCCGAGGAGCGCCGGCTCCTCTACGTCGGCATCACGCGTGCGCGCGAGCACCTCGCGCTGTCCTACGCCCGGGCGCGCAACCCCGGTGGCCGGGCATCCCGGCGCCGGACGCGGTTCCTCGACGGCCTCTGGCCGCAGGAGGAGCGGCGCGGCGGCAGCGGCCGGACGCCCGAGAGGTACCGCGCACCCGAGCCCGGGCCGCGCCGGGCGCTCTCGGGGGACGTCGACGGCGAGATCTACGCCCGCCTGCGCGAGTGGCGCGCGTCGGTCGCCCTCGAGACGTCCCGCCCCGCGTACACCGTGCTCGTCGACACGACGCTCGAGTCCATCGCAGAGCTGCGCCCGGCGTCGATCGCGGAGCTCGCCCGGATCAACGGGATCGGCCCGGCCAAGATCGACCGGTACGGCGCGACGCTCCTGTCGATCGTCGCGTCGGGCTCGTCGCGCGCGACGAGCGCCTAG
- a CDS encoding squalene cyclase, whose product MALDRALLDWLRDADPALRWQVERDLAGAPPEVWEATRARVATEGFGARLLARQDPDGQWAGGAYFPAPVEGAEPSGEEGQPWVATTWSLTALREWGVDAAALDGTAELLARHCRWEYDDLPYWDGEVDCCINGCTLANGAWLGVDVSRLAAWFLEHRLPDGGWNCAWVEGSTRSSFHSTLNALRGLLAHEVATGGTDELRAARRAGEEYLLARRLLYTASTGELVGPWATRLAYPFRWAYSALRALDHLRAAALHDGLPPDPRLADAVDVVRGARQADGTWLQEAGQPGRVWFEVDVPPGEPSRWLTFYGTRVLAWWDEAAPERVG is encoded by the coding sequence ATGGCGCTCGACCGCGCGCTCCTGGACTGGCTGCGCGACGCCGACCCGGCGTTGCGGTGGCAGGTCGAGCGCGACCTCGCGGGTGCGCCGCCCGAGGTCTGGGAGGCGACACGCGCGCGCGTCGCGACCGAGGGGTTCGGGGCCCGCCTGCTCGCGCGGCAGGACCCCGACGGGCAGTGGGCGGGCGGCGCCTACTTCCCCGCACCGGTCGAGGGCGCGGAGCCCTCCGGCGAGGAGGGCCAGCCGTGGGTCGCGACGACGTGGTCGCTCACCGCGCTGCGCGAGTGGGGGGTCGACGCCGCGGCGCTCGACGGCACCGCGGAGCTGCTCGCGCGCCACTGCCGGTGGGAGTACGACGACCTGCCGTACTGGGACGGCGAGGTCGACTGCTGCATCAACGGCTGCACGCTCGCCAACGGTGCCTGGCTGGGCGTCGACGTGTCCCGCCTCGCGGCGTGGTTTCTGGAGCACCGTCTGCCCGACGGCGGCTGGAACTGCGCGTGGGTCGAGGGCTCGACGCGGTCCTCGTTCCACTCGACGCTCAACGCGCTGCGCGGACTGCTGGCGCACGAGGTCGCGACCGGCGGGACCGACGAGCTGCGCGCCGCGCGGCGGGCCGGGGAGGAGTACCTGCTGGCGCGCCGGCTCCTGTACACCGCGTCGACCGGTGAGCTCGTGGGGCCGTGGGCGACGCGGCTCGCGTACCCGTTCCGGTGGGCGTACAGCGCGCTGCGGGCGCTCGACCACCTGCGGGCCGCCGCGCTGCACGACGGGCTCCCGCCGGACCCCCGGCTCGCCGACGCCGTCGACGTCGTGCGCGGCGCCCGGCAGGCCGACGGGACGTGGCTCCAGGAGGCGGGTCAGCCCGGGCGTGTGTGGTTCGAGGTCGACGTGCCCCCGGGTGAGCCGTCGCGGTGGCTCACCTTCTACGGGACCCGGGTCCTGGCGTGGTGGGACGAGGCGGCGCCGGAGCGGGTCGGCTGA
- a CDS encoding WhiB family transcriptional regulator, translating to MRLTTLLDTVNQGGSGPWPPSPVITTDENNQQFDQMVAGLIPCRSNDPELWFAEQTAQVELAKALCRECPLVEGCLAGAVERAEPWGVWGGEVFVGGVVVATKRGRGRPRKSAAPAA from the coding sequence GTGCGGCTCACGACGCTGCTCGACACGGTGAACCAGGGCGGATCCGGCCCGTGGCCCCCGAGCCCGGTCATCACGACGGACGAGAACAACCAGCAGTTCGACCAGATGGTCGCGGGTCTCATCCCGTGCCGCTCGAACGACCCCGAGCTCTGGTTCGCGGAGCAGACCGCCCAGGTCGAGCTCGCCAAGGCCCTGTGCCGGGAGTGCCCCCTCGTCGAGGGGTGCCTCGCGGGCGCGGTCGAGCGTGCCGAGCCGTGGGGGGTCTGGGGCGGAGAGGTCTTCGTCGGCGGCGTGGTCGTCGCCACGAAGAGGGGCCGGGGACGGCCCCGGAAGTCCGCCGCTCCGGCGGCATGA
- a CDS encoding ThiF family adenylyltransferase — MRLRPHLRVLRRGPDELQVGTDPRWAVRLTGLAPGEAELLQELETLPELDRWLPWALGQGLDRARAEHLVGLLVDAQVTSAGGRRSPTVRAGAGADVSAWTLLRPDGDGAAQVDARRSAVVGVCGLGRLGLAVATTLAVAGVGTVLLDDDGVVRSSDIGPGGYRMGDVGSARLATAARVLRDVAPEVRCDAAPGTAPDLVVLVEHGAASPETALRLVTAGLAHLSVVVREGDALVGPLVVPVGAGGRRAGDAVAGGGPSAAPARPLGRGSACLRCLDLHRGDVDPAWPLVVAQLVCRPPTSSGPAGEPVALAGLGSALAAAEALTYLDGGVPRTRGATYELAMPDLLPALRAWAVHPDCGCTALPRTPVPALARPGR, encoded by the coding sequence ATGCGGTTGCGCCCACACCTGCGCGTCCTGCGGCGAGGGCCGGACGAGCTGCAGGTCGGGACCGACCCCCGGTGGGCCGTGCGCCTGACCGGCCTGGCGCCCGGCGAGGCCGAGCTGCTGCAGGAGCTCGAGACGCTGCCGGAGCTCGACCGCTGGCTCCCGTGGGCCCTCGGCCAGGGCCTCGACCGCGCGCGCGCCGAACATCTCGTCGGGCTCCTCGTCGACGCGCAGGTCACGAGTGCCGGGGGCCGCCGGAGCCCGACGGTGCGTGCCGGCGCGGGTGCCGACGTCTCCGCCTGGACGCTCCTGCGGCCCGACGGCGACGGTGCCGCGCAGGTCGACGCCCGGCGGTCCGCGGTGGTCGGGGTCTGCGGGCTGGGGCGCCTGGGGCTCGCCGTCGCGACCACGCTCGCCGTCGCGGGGGTCGGGACGGTCCTGCTCGACGACGACGGGGTCGTGCGCTCGTCCGACATCGGACCGGGCGGGTACCGCATGGGGGACGTCGGCTCCGCACGGCTCGCCACGGCGGCGCGCGTGCTGCGGGACGTCGCGCCGGAGGTCCGTTGCGACGCCGCGCCGGGGACAGCGCCGGACCTGGTGGTGCTCGTCGAGCACGGGGCGGCGAGCCCGGAGACGGCGCTGCGGCTCGTGACCGCGGGTCTGGCGCACCTGTCGGTCGTCGTGCGGGAGGGCGACGCGCTCGTCGGCCCGCTCGTGGTGCCGGTCGGCGCGGGAGGTCGGCGCGCCGGCGACGCCGTCGCGGGCGGGGGTCCCTCCGCAGCTCCGGCGCGTCCGCTCGGGCGCGGCTCCGCGTGCCTGCGCTGCCTGGACCTGCACCGTGGCGACGTCGACCCGGCGTGGCCGCTCGTGGTGGCACAGCTCGTGTGCCGACCGCCGACGTCGAGCGGTCCCGCGGGGGAACCGGTCGCGCTCGCGGGGCTGGGCTCCGCACTGGCTGCCGCCGAGGCGCTCACCTACCTCGACGGGGGCGTGCCGCGCACGCGGGGCGCGACCTACGAGCTCGCGATGCCCGATCTGCTGCCGGCCCTGCGGGCCTGGGCGGTGCACCCCGACTGCGGGTGCACCGCCCTGCCCCGGACGCCCGTCCCGGCCCTCGCCCGCCCGGGGCGCTGA
- a CDS encoding DUF5679 domain-containing protein translates to MAETYKGEFYCVKCKEKREAEGDVVVSESGRKMAKGVCPVCGTKLNRILGKA, encoded by the coding sequence ATGGCCGAGACCTACAAGGGCGAGTTCTACTGCGTGAAGTGCAAGGAGAAGCGCGAGGCCGAGGGCGATGTCGTCGTCTCGGAGTCCGGCCGCAAGATGGCCAAGGGCGTCTGCCCCGTGTGCGGCACCAAGCTCAACCGCATCCTCGGCAAGGCCTGA